From the genome of Adhaeribacter pallidiroseus:
CCAGCCGGAAGATAACAAAGTCATTATCTTGATCCGCACTAGAATTGTTACGCTGAATTTCGTACTTCTGGCTTCTGGCCCCCGCTGACCGGGCTACGATTCCCGCAGGCATTTCAAACTGCGGTATTTCGGGAGTAAATGTCAGATGTACCCCATCGTCCAGCAGCGGAGAACCATCCGCTTTAAACTGTGGCCCTACGATCCACATTTTTTTGCGTACATCTTTTTCCTCGAAGGAATTATAAAACTCGGCTAAAGTAGCAAAACCATTCCACGGAGCCTGGTTCAGATTGTAAGTAAGCTGGTTGGCATAGTGCAGGGTTTTCATTTCGATATTCATCCCACCCTTTTTGCTATTATCAAACGGGGTAGCCAGAATAATTTCCGGAGAGGTTTCGTTGGTGACGCTAAAAGTAGAGAGGAAGTTAGCCGGTAATGAAAACTTGCCCGAACTAATAATTAAATCGCATTGCTCAATTGCCTTCGCCCATTGCGGCGTACCCGTATAAACCTGCGCGTTTAAATACATTTTGGCTAAAATCATGTGTGCCACGTACTTATTCATCCGGCCATATTGGGCACCACCTACTGTCTCAGGTAAGTCGGGTAAATTAGCTAGCAGTTCTTTCTCTACGTAAGCGTACACTTCAGGCCTACTTTTTTGGGCTGGACTTTCGCCACCGAGTTGTTCGGCAATAATTACGTTACCAAAGTTATCCATGGCAATGTAATGATAGAAAGCCCTCAAGGTTTTTAATTGAGCCACGATCGTTTTATCAGTCGTTATAGCTGGATTAGCGAGTTGCTGATTAATACTGGTAACGTTATTGTA
Proteins encoded in this window:
- a CDS encoding RagB/SusD family nutrient uptake outer membrane protein, whose amino-acid sequence is MNTYNRYLLLIGSAIGLSIVQSCTNLDEEVSDQIPQELYGKNPEQLETLVGPLYGGLAGYFGNYHDLNTTTDEQIVPTRGGDWKDGDAWKRLYQHTWSPSTDDGRFNGLWTFVYNNVTSINQQLANPAITTDKTIVAQLKTLRAFYHYIAMDNFGNVIIAEQLGGESPAQKSRPEVYAYVEKELLANLPDLPETVGGAQYGRMNKYVAHMILAKMYLNAQVYTGTPQWAKAIEQCDLIISSGKFSLPANFLSTFSVTNETSPEIILATPFDNSKKGGMNIEMKTLHYANQLTYNLNQAPWNGFATLAEFYNSFEEKDVRKKMWIVGPQFKADGSPLLDDGVHLTFTPEIPQFEMPAGIVARSAGARSQKYEIQRNNSSADQDNDFVIFRLGDVILMRGEAHFRNGNTALALEDFNTIRTLRGVDPFTTLTEDMILAERGRELAWECHRRQDLIRFGKFTSARKFKDASPETRILFPIPQSQLSLNPNLKQNPGY